A region from the Equus asinus isolate D_3611 breed Donkey chromosome 3, EquAss-T2T_v2, whole genome shotgun sequence genome encodes:
- the CLGN gene encoding calmegin, whose amino-acid sequence MRFQGFWLCFGLVFISVNAEFMDDGVEMEDFDENSEKIDVNKGDASSEIEYKTPQPIGEVYFTETFDSGKLAGWVLSKAKKDDADAEISIYDGRWEIEELKENRVPGDRGLVLKSRAKHHAISAVLAKPFVFADKPLIVQYEVNFQDGIDCGGAYIKLLADTDGLNLENFYDKTSYTIMFGPDKCGEDHKLHFIFRHKHPKTGVFEEKHAKPPDVDLKKFFTDRKTHLYTLVMNPDDTFELLIDQIVVNKGSLLEDVVPPINPPKEIEDPSDKKPDDWDERAKIPDLSAVKPEDWDESEPAQIEDLSVVKPDGWLDDEPQFIPDPNAEKPDDWNEDMDGEWEAPQISNPACRIGCGEWRPPMIDNPKYKGVWRPPMIDNPDYQGIWSPRKIPNPDYFEDDHPFLLTSFRALGLELWSMTSDIYFDNFIICSEKEVADHWAADGWGVKIMVANANEPGIFKQLMAIAEERPWLWLIYFVAVGFPIALITSFCWPRRVKKKYEDAEYKKTDICKPQTKGALEQEVKEEKAALEKPVDVEEEKKQSDGEILEKEEEGEPEEKSEEEIEIIEGQEEGNKSNKSGSEDEMKEADESTGSGDGPVKSVRKRRVRKE is encoded by the exons ATGCGTTTCCAAGGCTTTTGGCTGTGTTTTGGTCTTGTATTCATCTCAGTTAATGCAGAATTTATGGATGATGGTGTTGAGATGGAAGACTTTgatgaaaattcagaaaagattGATGTTAATAAAGGTGACGCCTCCTCAGAG ATTGAATATAAGACACCTCAACCTATAGGAGAAGTATATTTTACAGAAACTTTTGATAGTGGAAAGTTGGCTGG GTGGGTCTtatcaaaagcaaagaaagatgaTGCAGATGCGGAGATTTCAATATATgatg GAAGATGGGAAATAGAAGAATTGAAAGAAAACCGAGTACCTGGTGACAGAGGACTGGTATTGAAGTCCAGAGCAAAGCATCATGCAATATCTGCTGTATTAGCAAAACCCTTCGTTTTTGCTGATAAACCCTTGATAGTTCA aTATGAAGTAAATTTTCAAGATGGTATTGATTGTGGAGGTGCATACATTAAACTCCTAGCAGACACTGATGGTTTGAATCTG GAAAACTTTTATGATAAGACATCCTATACCATTATGTTTGGACCAGATAAATGTGGAGAAGATCATAAACTTCATTTTATCTTCAGACATAAACATCCAAAAACTGGAGTTTTTGAAGAGAAACATGCCAAACCTCCAGATGTAGACCTTAAAAAGTTCTTTACAGACAGGAAGACTCATCTTTATACCCTTG TGATGAATCCAGATGACACATTTGAACTATTAATAGATCAAATAGTTGTAAACAAAGGAAGCCTACTAGAGGATGTGGTTCCTCCCATCAATCCTCCCAAAGAAATTGAAGATCCCAGTGATAAAAAACCTGATGACTGGGATGAAAGAGCAAAGATCCCGGATCTGTCTGCCGTCAAACCGGAAGACTG GGATGAAAGTGAACCTGCCCAAATAGAAGACTTGAGTGTTGTTAAACCTGATGGCTGGCTTGATGATGAACCCCAATTTATTCCAGATCCTAATGCTGAAAAACCTGATGACTG GAATGAAGACATGGATGGAGAATGGGAGGCACCTCAGATTTCTAATCCAGCATGTCGGATTGGGTGTGGTGAGTGGAGACCTCCCATGATAGATAACCCAAAGTACAAAGGAGTATGGAGACCTCCAATGATAGATAATCCTGACTACCAG GGAATCTGGAGTCCTCGAAAAATTCCTAATccagattattttgaagatgaCCATCCATTTCTTCTGACTTCTTTCCGTGCTCTTGGTTTAGAGCTTTGGTCTATGACTTCCGATATCTACTTTGATAATTTCATTATCTGTTCAGAAAAGGAAGTAGCAGATCACTGGGCTGCAGACGGTTGGGGAGTGAAAATAATGGTAGCAAATGCCAATGAG CCTGGTATATTTAAACAGTTAATGGCAATTGCTGAAGAGCGCCCGTGGCTTTGGCTCATTTATTTTGTGGCAGTGGGATTCCCAATAGCATTAATTACTTCATTTTGTTGGCCAAGAAGAGTAAAG aaaaaatatgaagatgcAGAGTATAAAAAAACTGACATATGTAAACCGCAAACCAAGGGAGCACTCGAGCAAGAAgtgaaggaggagaaggcagcCCTGGAGAAGCCAGTGGAcgtggaagaggaaaaaaagcaaagtgatGGTGAAATTCTTGAAAAAG AAGAGGAAGGTGAACCTGAGGAAAAGAgtgaagaagaaattgaaatcatAGAAGGACAAGAAGAAGGTAATAAATCAAATAAGTCTGGATCAGAGGATGAG ATGAAAGAAGCAGATGAGAGCACAGGATCTGGAGATGGGCCAGTGAAGTCAGTACGCAAAAGAAGAGTACGAAAGGAGTAA